The following proteins are encoded in a genomic region of Cryptomeria japonica chromosome 11, Sugi_1.0, whole genome shotgun sequence:
- the LOC131027769 gene encoding transcription factor bHLH36: protein MTNFPYTMNFSSISFQPDQAYKKSLERYIQECPVNGFGNPSSCNVGKKAGAQPTKQIIHKMIERQRRKEMNSLYSELWLLLPEKTIRGKRLVTDQVEEAANYIRYLEEQIKDLTKERDKKKTHAVCFKGVEISKPLEFQESDEGFPSVKIISFGSAAFQVYINSIQNQIALSDILLVLEECRVEVVSAASSVTNGNAFHTVHAKEGFWLIEFDT, encoded by the exons ATGACCAATTTTCCCTATACAATGAATTTCAGTTCCATCTCATTTCAACCAGACCAAGCTTACAAAAAATCTCTGGAACGTTATATTCAAGAGTGTCCAGTAAATGGCTTTGGTAACCCCAGTTCATGTAACGTTGGGAAGAAGGCAGGCGCGCAACCCACCAAGCAGATCATTCACAAAATGATTGAAAGGCAGCGGCGGAAAGAAATGAACTCACTCTACTCAGAGCTGTGGCTACTACTTCCGGAAAAAACCATTCGG GGAAAGCGTTTAGTAACAGACCAAGTGGAGGAAGCCGCTAATTACATTCGTTATCTAGAGGAACAGATCAAAGATCTAACaaaggaaagagacaagaagaAAACTCATGCTGTTTGCTTTAAGGGCGTTGAAATATCCAAGCCTCTGGAATTCCAAGAATCAGATGAGGGTTTCCCATCAGTTAAAATAATTTCATTTGGTTCAGCTGCATTTCAGGTCTATATAAACTCGATCCAGAATCAGATCGCCTTGTCCGATATTCTTCTGGTGTTGGAAGAGTGTAGAGTTGAAGTTGTGAGCGCTGCTTCGTCTGTGACTAATGGGAATGCTTTCCACACCGTTCACGCCAAG